One Peromyscus leucopus breed LL Stock chromosome 4, UCI_PerLeu_2.1, whole genome shotgun sequence genomic region harbors:
- the Lin7c gene encoding protein lin-7 homolog C codes for MATLGEPVRLERDICRAIELLEKLQRSGEVPPQKLQALQRVLQSEFCNAVREVYEHVYETVDISSSPEVRANATAKATVAAFAASEGHSHPRVVELPKTEEGLGFNIMGGKEQNSPIYISRIIPGGIADRHGGLKRGDQLLSVNGVSVEGEHHEKAVELLKAAQGKVKLVVRYTPKVLEEMESRFEKMRSAKRRQQT; via the exons ATGGCGACGCTGGGGGAACCTGTCCGGCTGGAGCGGG ATATCTGCAGAGCAATTGAGTTGTTGGAAAAACTACAGAGGAGTGGAGAGGTGCCGCCTCAGAAACTTCAGGCTTTGCAAAGAGTCCTTCAGAGTGAGTTCTGCAATGCTGTGAGGGAG GTATATGAACATGTTTATGAAACTGTAGACATCAGTAGCAGCCCTGAAGTGAGAGCTAATGCTACTGCAAAG GCTACTGTTGCTGCATTTGCTGCCAGTGAAGGGCACTCCCATCCCCGAGTTGTTGAGCTACCCAAAACGGAAGAGGGCCTTGGATTCAATATCATGGGAGGCAAAGAACAAAACTCTCCAATCTATATCTCACGGATAATTCCAGGTGGAATTGCTGACAGACATGGGGGCCTCAAACGAGGAGATCAGCTGCTTTCTGTTAATGGAGTG AGTGTCGAAGGAGAACATCATGAGAAAGCTGTAGAGCTACTGAAGGCAGCCCAAGGAAAGGTTAAACTAGTTGTACGCTATACGCCAAAAGTCTTGGAAGAAATGGAATCACGCTTTGAAAAAATGAGATCAGCAAAACGCAGACAACAGACCTAA